From Natator depressus isolate rNatDep1 chromosome 7, rNatDep2.hap1, whole genome shotgun sequence, the proteins below share one genomic window:
- the LOC141991066 gene encoding uncharacterized protein LOC141991066 gives MVKKNTIPDGWRTLTPVGQPIPGTRFIAFKVPLKGAINQRLTPTQKFTPKDLIAAMKALNVELGLIIDLTYTTRYYEVKDLPKSVQYKKLYTVGLEVPDNATILQFKKWVRKFLWENAGNDKLIGVHCTNGINRTGYLMCRYLIDVEGWDPETAIQAFGDARGHRMDGLVYLTDLRTQPMRSNLGMDVWDPDEDIIPPPNVMEGPVDRFPNEDFPGPGKRLRIYDDDHSHNDLQGQIQLRDFDFINKGPGQRRRPFHDHQSQDDLQAPMQMRDWDYNRGPGQRRRPFPDHQFYDDYQEDMQLKDLDFSNKGPGQRLRPFHGHQFHDDLQGDVQSRDFEYVNRGRGQRQRPFPDHPSHSDLQDDMQLKDFDFVNRGRGQRRRLFHDHQSHDEFQAQMQLKDLDFINKGPGQRLRPFHDYQTHDDLQSQMQLGDFEFVNKGRGHRLRPFHDHQPHDDLQTEMQLKDFDNRGPGQRRRPFHDNQAYDDLQEQTQLKDFDFVNKGHGQRLQPFHDHDDLPREWCSDRNRSFSSHENLPEPHFSSSPSRHRDYGSDNDDFSRSYSNRPSCPEDNRRTRPSDEFNRGGKNRFAPYSSRTMHLSSSIHQEDDSTDYERKPFQGEFTRDMEQGKRLPIVTVDYNYGLPLDYRPEEEERTHYDLPPRECYNWN, from the exons ATGGTAAAGAAGAATACTATCCCCGATGG atGGCGGACTTTGACACCAGTTGGACAGCCTATACCAGGAACAAGATTCATTGCTTTCAAAGTGCCTTTAAAAGGG GCAATTAACCAGAGACTTACTCCAACCCAGAAATTTACACCCAAAGACCTGATTGCTGCAATGAAAGCCCTAAATGTGGAACTTGGATTAATTATAGACTTAACATACACCACACGGTATTATGAAGTTAAG GATTTACCTAAAAGTGTGCAGTATAAGAAACTGTATACTGTTGGACTTGAAGTCCCCGATAATGCTACTATTCTACAATTCAAAAAATGGGTCAGAAAGTTCCTTTGGGAAAATGCAGGAAATG ATAAACTCATTGGAGTTCATTGTACCAATGGAATTAATAGAACTGGCTACCTTATGTGTAG ATACCTTATTGATGTTGAAGGTTGGGATCCAGAGACAGCAATTCAAG CTTTTGGTGATGCTAGAGGTCATCGTATGGACGGTCTTGTATACCTAACAGATCTCAGAACTCAGCCAATGAGAAG TAATCTTGGAATGGATGTATGGGATCCTGATGAAGATATTATACCCCCACCAAATGTGATGGAAGGACCTGTAGATAGGTTCCCAAATGAAGATTTTCCTGG GCCGGGGAAAAGATTAAGAATTTATGACGATGACCACTCTCACAATGATTTACAAGGACAGATACAGTTGAGAGATTTTGACTTCATTAACAAGGGACCAGGACAAAGACGAAGACCATTTCATGACCACCAATCTCAGGATGATTTACAAGCGCCAATGCAAATGAGAGATTGGGACTACAACAGGGGACCCGGACAAAGGCGAAGACCTTTTCCTGACCACCAGTTTTATGATGACTATCAAGAAGACATGCAGCTGAAGGATCTAGATTTCAGTAACAAGGGGCCTGGACAAAGACTGAGACCTTTTCATGGCCACCAATTTCATGATGACTTACAGGGAGACGTGCAGTCAAGAGACTTTGAGTATGTTAATAGAGGCCGTGGACAAAGGCAGAGACCCTTTCCTGATCACCCATCTCACAGTGACTTACAGGATGACATGCAGCTGAAAGATTTTGACTTTGTTAACAGAGGCCGTGGGCAGAGGCGAAGGCTTTTCCATGACCACCAATCTCATGATGAATTTCAGGCACAGATGCAGTTGAAGGATTTAGATTTCATCAACAAGGGGCCTGGGCAAAGGCTGAGGCCTTTTCACGACTACCAAACGCATGACGACTTACAATCACAGATGCAGTTGGGAGATTTTGAATTTGTTAACAAGGGCCGTGGGCATAGGCTGAGACCTTTTCATGACCATCAGCCTCACGATGACTTACAAACAGAGATGCAATTGAAAGATTTTGATAATAGGGGTCCTGGACAAAGGCGCAGACCTTTTCATGACAATCAAGCTTATGATGACTTGCAGGAACAGACACAGTTGaaagattttgattttgttaATAAGGGGCATGGACAAAGACTGCAACCTTTTCATGACCATGACGACTTGCCACGTGAATGGTGTTCAGACAG aAATCGGTCATTTTCCTCCCATGAAAATTTACCAGAACCtcacttttcttcttctccttcacgTCACAGAGATTACGGATCTGATAATGATGATTTCAGTAGAAGTTACAG TAATCGGCCTAGCTGTCCTGAAGATAATAGGAGAACACGTCCTTCAGATGAATTTaacagaggggggaaaaatagaTTTGCGCCATATTCTTCACGCACAATGCATCTGTCCTCATCCATACACCAGGAAGATGATTCAACTGATTATGAAAGGAAACCCTTTCAAGGTGAATTTACAAGAGATATGGAGCAAGGCAAAAGATTACCCATTGTAACAGTTGATTACAATTATGGTTTGCCATTAGAttacagacctgaagaggaggagagaacacATTATGATTTACCTCCAAGAGAGTGTTACAACTGGAACTGA